In Stigmatella erecta, the following proteins share a genomic window:
- a CDS encoding DUF6986 family protein, protein MTKTTLKPSSLGPARAALKKANLAYTQAYPGESSRRQPVHTVYGGAQIFKSDTARKMGQTALATLQDSAPDAKTFAECLGFPKTGGFGKRVYERVVAKLEREPVEDFRIDFEDGYGHRPDAEEDGHAVSAAEETAKGLKEGTLPPFIGIRIKSLSEELFDRSLRTLDLFVSTLLERSGGKLPPNFVITLPKITVVEQVTALVRLLEALEKAKKLRTGSIPIELMVETPQSLFDADGRLALTDLVAAAEGRCVGAHLGVYDFTASLNITAAYQSMAHPACDVARHLMQLALAGTGVALSDGATNVMPVGPHKKDAKKALTPAQKKENREVVHRAWRLAYDHTRHSLERAIYQGWDLHPAQLPVRYAAVYAFFLEGLDPASRRLKSFIDKAAQATLLGDVFDDAATGQGLLNYFLRGISCGAITEEEALATGLTLEELRSRSFLKILNGRRQASAR, encoded by the coding sequence ATGACGAAGACCACCCTCAAGCCCTCCTCCCTTGGCCCCGCCCGTGCCGCGCTGAAGAAGGCCAACCTGGCCTACACCCAGGCCTACCCGGGTGAGTCCTCCCGGCGCCAGCCCGTGCACACCGTCTACGGTGGCGCGCAGATCTTCAAGTCGGACACGGCCCGGAAGATGGGGCAGACGGCCCTCGCCACCCTGCAGGACTCCGCGCCGGACGCCAAGACGTTCGCCGAGTGCCTCGGCTTCCCGAAGACCGGTGGTTTCGGCAAGCGCGTCTATGAGCGCGTGGTGGCCAAGCTCGAGCGCGAGCCCGTGGAGGACTTCCGCATCGACTTCGAGGACGGCTACGGCCACCGCCCCGATGCCGAGGAGGACGGGCACGCCGTGTCCGCCGCCGAGGAGACCGCCAAGGGGCTCAAGGAGGGCACGCTGCCGCCGTTCATCGGCATCCGCATCAAGTCCCTCTCCGAGGAGCTGTTCGACCGCAGCCTGCGCACGCTGGACCTGTTCGTCAGCACGCTCCTGGAGCGCTCCGGCGGCAAGCTGCCCCCCAACTTCGTCATCACCCTGCCCAAGATTACCGTCGTGGAGCAGGTCACCGCCCTGGTCCGCCTGCTGGAGGCGCTGGAGAAGGCCAAGAAGCTGCGGACCGGCTCCATTCCCATCGAGCTGATGGTGGAGACGCCCCAGTCCCTCTTCGACGCCGACGGGCGCCTGGCGCTGACGGACCTCGTCGCCGCCGCGGAGGGCCGCTGCGTGGGCGCCCACCTCGGCGTCTACGACTTCACCGCCTCGCTCAACATCACCGCCGCCTACCAGAGCATGGCGCACCCGGCCTGCGACGTCGCCCGCCACCTGATGCAGCTCGCCCTGGCGGGCACCGGCGTGGCGCTCTCGGACGGCGCCACCAACGTGATGCCCGTGGGCCCGCATAAGAAGGATGCGAAGAAGGCCCTCACGCCCGCCCAGAAGAAGGAGAACCGCGAGGTGGTCCACCGCGCGTGGCGGCTCGCCTATGACCACACGCGCCACTCGCTGGAGCGCGCCATCTACCAGGGGTGGGACCTGCACCCCGCGCAGCTCCCTGTGCGCTACGCGGCCGTGTATGCGTTCTTCCTGGAGGGGCTGGACCCCGCCTCGCGCCGGCTGAAGTCCTTCATCGACAAGGCGGCCCAGGCCACGCTGCTCGGCGACGTGTTCGACGACGCTGCCACCGGCCAGGGCCTGCTGAACTACTTCCTGCGCGGCATCTCCTGCGGCGCCATCACCGAGGAGGAGGCCCTGGCCACCGGCCTCACCCTGGAGGAGCTGCGCAGCCGCTCCTTCCTGAAGATCCTCAACGGCCGCCGCCAGGCCAGCGCGCGGTAA
- a CDS encoding DUF2804 domain-containing protein — protein MTPEQEMTLASAPASVCTAQGEPCFGTYLGELREVDLGRLQGRWAPTAALKLFKRKRWNYLFAATQEVAALFAVVDLGYGANAFAVAVDLKEKRPLCDVSFLGLPRALASVGDRPGAGLDVSFRTLGGRLAAWRGEDDERYQVEVDIHRARTPGFQPFRWRGELVVAGGPPALTVIAPVKNDGLVNVTQKRGGLLALGSLEVGGRQFRLDGGVGGLDYTQGYLARHTAWRWAFGAGRLADGTPVGFNFVEGFNEDPQSNENAFWVGDRLYPLARARFTYERKDLLEPWRVTTEDGAVDLHFKPIHVHREDKSLRLLVSRFAQPVGLFEGTVRAGGQTYTLSSVPGVTEDQDMLW, from the coding sequence ATGACACCCGAGCAAGAGATGACCCTGGCTTCCGCGCCCGCCTCCGTCTGCACGGCGCAAGGCGAGCCGTGCTTCGGCACCTACCTGGGAGAGCTGCGCGAGGTGGACCTGGGCCGCCTGCAAGGCCGCTGGGCGCCCACGGCGGCCCTGAAGCTGTTCAAGCGCAAGCGCTGGAACTACCTGTTCGCCGCCACGCAGGAGGTGGCCGCGCTCTTCGCGGTGGTGGACCTGGGCTACGGGGCGAACGCGTTCGCGGTGGCGGTGGACCTGAAGGAGAAGCGCCCGCTGTGTGATGTGAGCTTCCTGGGGCTGCCCCGGGCGCTGGCCTCGGTGGGAGACCGGCCGGGGGCGGGGCTGGACGTCTCGTTCCGCACGCTGGGCGGCCGCCTGGCGGCCTGGCGGGGCGAGGACGACGAGCGCTACCAGGTGGAGGTGGACATCCACCGCGCGCGGACGCCGGGCTTCCAGCCCTTCCGGTGGAGGGGGGAGCTGGTGGTGGCCGGAGGCCCTCCGGCGCTCACGGTGATTGCGCCCGTGAAGAACGACGGGCTGGTGAACGTGACGCAGAAGCGCGGCGGGCTGCTGGCGCTGGGCAGCCTGGAGGTGGGCGGCCGGCAGTTCCGGCTGGACGGCGGGGTGGGCGGGCTGGACTACACGCAGGGCTACCTGGCGCGGCACACGGCGTGGCGCTGGGCGTTCGGCGCGGGCCGCCTGGCGGACGGAACGCCGGTGGGCTTCAACTTCGTGGAGGGCTTCAACGAGGACCCCCAGTCCAACGAGAATGCGTTCTGGGTGGGGGACCGGCTCTACCCGCTGGCGCGGGCGCGCTTCACGTACGAGCGCAAGGACCTGCTGGAGCCCTGGCGGGTGACGACGGAGGACGGGGCGGTGGACCTGCACTTCAAGCCCATCCACGTGCACCGGGAGGACAAGAGCCTCCGGCTGCTGGTGAGCCGCTTCGCGCAGCCGGTGGGGCTCTTCGAGGGCACGGTGCGGGCGGGCGGCCAGACGTACACGCTCTCCAGCGTGCCGGGAGTCACCGAGGATCAGGACATGCTCTGGTGA
- a CDS encoding DUF2378 family protein, producing the protein MTRSILFEGLFVHGVKRDSYFEAELRKVGFDRDDLLPQYPMSLFRKCLDIACRCFYPGLTVEEGRRRLGHQFVQGFARTVLGGAVSAGIPLVGPVRFLKKFPEHLRFDTSPISVNAVQVNERQFRLDFRASVDLSPFFLQGVVEEGLRLTRVVPSIRVARHSPISFTLHVTW; encoded by the coding sequence ATGACGCGGTCGATTCTGTTCGAGGGGCTGTTCGTCCATGGGGTGAAGCGGGACTCGTACTTCGAGGCGGAGCTGCGCAAGGTGGGGTTCGACCGGGATGATCTGCTTCCGCAGTACCCCATGAGTCTGTTTCGCAAGTGCCTGGACATCGCCTGCCGGTGCTTCTACCCGGGGCTGACGGTGGAGGAGGGGCGGCGGCGGCTGGGCCACCAGTTCGTCCAGGGCTTCGCGCGCACGGTGCTGGGTGGGGCGGTGTCCGCGGGCATTCCGCTGGTGGGGCCGGTGCGCTTCCTCAAGAAATTCCCCGAGCACCTGCGCTTTGACACCTCGCCCATCTCCGTGAACGCGGTGCAGGTGAACGAGCGCCAGTTCCGGTTGGACTTCCGGGCCAGCGTGGACCTGTCGCCCTTCTTCCTCCAGGGCGTGGTGGAGGAAGGCCTGCGGCTGACGCGCGTTGTCCCCAGCATCCGGGTGGCGCGGCACTCGCCCATCAGCTTCACGCTGCACGTCACCTGGTAG